From the genome of Anoxybacillus amylolyticus, one region includes:
- a CDS encoding uberolysin/carnocyclin family circular bacteriocin — translation MSLLALVAGTLGVSQAVATTVVSIVLTGSTLVSIILGITAILSGGVDAILEIGWSTFVATVKKIVTERGKAAAIAW, via the coding sequence ATGAGTTTGTTGGCTCTTGTAGCGGGGACGCTGGGTGTGTCACAAGCTGTTGCCACGACCGTTGTATCGATTGTGTTGACAGGGTCGACGTTAGTTTCTATCATTCTAGGAATTACTGCTATTTTATCCGGTGGAGTGGATGCGATTTTAGAAATCGGATGGTCGACATTTGTGGCGACAGTGAAAAAAATTGTTACGGAACGGGGCAAGGCCGCAGCAATTGCTTGGTGA
- a CDS encoding sporulation protein, whose product MFKKFLSKLGIGSAKINLVLHQPYARVGEKIEGEFFIEGGITEQHIRKLDVELQLIVHANGQHYRQTVAVIPVASSFMLHPGERKVLPFVYTLPLHLPVTRYGVEYVFVTRLDIADGVDAVDEDSIRILPPVPLEKLFYALDKLGFREKPISGKITAHGQEFAFFPTESFRGVIQEIECFAFFEEHGIRLQLEVDVLNGILGFSERELKRDVFFSYDEVNDVEGLAQKWHMLLQEMVHQPQMYAHSSYISHQPHVPHDPGYYHTYPSRHHGHGMMGAIGGFAAGMLAGMVAEELIEDVVEDAFDAGDRVEDMVGDWFDGDDDIDIL is encoded by the coding sequence GTGTTTAAAAAATTTTTGTCCAAGCTAGGAATTGGTTCTGCAAAAATTAACCTTGTTTTGCATCAACCTTACGCGCGCGTTGGCGAAAAAATCGAAGGCGAATTTTTCATTGAAGGAGGGATAACCGAGCAACATATTCGTAAATTAGATGTCGAGCTTCAGCTCATTGTTCATGCAAATGGTCAGCATTATCGTCAGACGGTTGCGGTCATTCCGGTTGCGTCATCGTTTATGCTTCATCCGGGAGAGCGAAAAGTATTGCCGTTCGTTTATACATTGCCACTCCATTTGCCAGTCACGCGTTATGGGGTAGAGTATGTATTCGTTACGCGGCTTGATATTGCCGACGGAGTCGATGCAGTGGATGAAGATAGCATTCGCATCTTGCCGCCGGTGCCGTTAGAAAAATTGTTTTACGCATTAGACAAGCTCGGTTTTCGTGAGAAGCCAATTTCTGGGAAAATCACGGCGCATGGACAAGAGTTTGCATTTTTCCCGACAGAGTCGTTTCGAGGTGTGATTCAAGAAATTGAATGTTTCGCTTTTTTTGAGGAACACGGTATTCGCTTGCAGCTTGAAGTCGATGTATTGAATGGAATATTGGGGTTCAGTGAGAGAGAATTAAAACGGGATGTGTTCTTTAGTTATGATGAAGTGAACGACGTCGAAGGATTGGCGCAAAAATGGCATATGTTATTGCAAGAGATGGTACACCAGCCGCAAATGTATGCCCATTCGTCCTATATCTCACACCAGCCGCATGTTCCGCACGATCCGGGATATTATCATACCTATCCTTCCCGCCATCACGGACATGGAATGATGGGAGCGATCGGCGGATTTGCCGCCGGAATGCTTGCTGGCATGGTGGCAGAAGAGCTGATCGAGGATGTAGTAGAAGATGCGTTTGATGCCGGAGACCGTGTGGAGGATATGGTAGGCGACTGGTTTGATGGAGATGATGATATCGATATTCTATAA
- a CDS encoding ABC transporter ATP-binding protein, whose translation MDEPLFSLQNLTYSYDGKTLIFDQFSFDVLKGETIFLTGPNGVGKTTLLQIIAGLLSNGHLTYRAYYKGNPVQLVAIRRYISYVTAEPPLFSKLTGYENIECFRLLWRLDRTYYQKVEAICHTLGMADWLALPVDQYSLGTLQKLHIAIALGRPVELYLMDEPFNSLDVTSRDILAEWIQTDNRASYIIASHVHQDKFPSARVLTLARPVRKEGIW comes from the coding sequence GTGGACGAACCGCTTTTTTCATTGCAAAATTTAACGTATAGTTATGATGGAAAAACGCTCATTTTTGACCAGTTTTCCTTCGACGTTCTGAAAGGGGAAACGATTTTCCTAACAGGTCCAAATGGCGTTGGGAAAACAACGTTATTACAGATTATCGCTGGCTTGCTTTCTAATGGCCATTTGACCTACCGTGCTTATTATAAAGGAAATCCGGTTCAGCTGGTTGCGATACGCCGCTATATATCGTACGTAACGGCTGAACCCCCTTTATTTTCTAAACTGACAGGCTATGAAAATATCGAATGTTTTCGGCTTTTATGGCGATTAGATCGCACATATTACCAAAAGGTAGAAGCGATTTGCCATACATTAGGGATGGCGGATTGGCTAGCTCTTCCCGTTGATCAATATTCGCTTGGGACGTTGCAAAAGTTGCATATCGCGATTGCTTTAGGACGGCCTGTGGAATTGTATTTAATGGATGAGCCGTTTAACTCGCTTGATGTGACCAGCCGGGACATACTAGCGGAATGGATTCAAACGGACAACCGTGCATCGTATATCATTGCTTCCCATGTCCATCAAGACAAGTTCCCTAGTGCGCGTGTATTGACACTTGCTCGTCCGGTGAGAAAGGAAGGCATCTGGTAA
- a CDS encoding stage II sporulation protein M — translation MIGRTIRSHLPYFCVSLAVYGICFAFGAVIVSEKLTIHPTSMAFWPTLAHNFMVGAILMFGGWLTLGVVNTVYLAYNAAMLGAIVKGVMKGYGLHPIITGILPHGITEIMSHLLFCTLGYETWRLLHIVKKRARAEETEPLHIRDVVLLFTAASILLVISALIEATVSHA, via the coding sequence ATGATCGGGAGAACCATTCGCAGCCATCTGCCATATTTTTGTGTATCGCTGGCTGTATATGGGATATGTTTTGCTTTCGGTGCCGTCATTGTTTCTGAAAAATTAACGATCCATCCAACTTCCATGGCGTTTTGGCCGACTTTAGCCCACAACTTTATGGTCGGGGCGATTCTTATGTTTGGCGGATGGTTGACATTAGGGGTCGTAAATACAGTTTATCTCGCCTATAATGCAGCAATGTTAGGAGCCATTGTGAAAGGGGTCATGAAAGGGTATGGATTGCACCCTATTATAACGGGCATCCTTCCCCATGGAATTACAGAAATCATGAGCCATTTGCTATTTTGTACGTTAGGATATGAAACATGGCGGTTGCTCCATATTGTGAAAAAAAGAGCACGAGCTGAGGAGACAGAACCGCTTCATATACGTGATGTTGTTTTGTTATTCACGGCAGCTTCCATACTATTGGTAATATCTGCGCTCATTGAGGCGACTGTGTCGCACGCATAG